A region from the Paraurantiacibacter namhicola genome encodes:
- a CDS encoding sulfatase produces MPIVRIVTAIALLWTAIAPQLALAAPHKAKRPNIIFILNDDQRYDAMGFLDPALETPNMDRMAREGVYFPNAFVTTALCSPSRASILTGQYMHNHGVADNNIKFRPGTFFFPQALQEAGYSTAFIGKWHMGGHGDDPQPGFDHWISFKGQGNYLPVNDQGVRHKLNINGEHVEQPGYITDNLNSYAMDWLKGRKADEPFFLYLSHKAVHADFIPAERHKDLYSRESIKLPGSMADTPENYEGKPMWVKNQRNSWHGVDFPYHSTLDVVDYKLRYNQTLAAVDEGIGDILDYLDATGQMDNTIVVMMGDNGFMFGEHGLIDKRNAYEESMKVPFIAMGGGMAKGRVNTDLIANIDIAPTFLELAGASQGEAKFDGISFMAQLMGMERQGPWREGLNYEYFWEYNYPHTPTTLALRGDRYKYIQYHGVWDTEELYDLQNDPFEMNNLIASPDHQDVVSRMREGLFANFGSEDGRAYVTFTERNGQGAVLRNSNGSEAADFPDRWMRDGTEDDLRDNLKTEGGKKANDQSDH; encoded by the coding sequence ATGCCCATCGTCCGGATCGTGACAGCCATTGCGCTGCTCTGGACGGCGATCGCGCCGCAACTGGCCCTCGCCGCACCCCACAAGGCCAAGCGCCCGAACATCATCTTCATCCTGAATGATGACCAGCGATACGATGCAATGGGTTTCCTGGATCCGGCGCTGGAAACGCCCAACATGGACCGCATGGCACGCGAAGGGGTCTACTTCCCCAATGCCTTCGTCACGACCGCGCTGTGCAGCCCAAGCCGCGCTTCGATCCTTACGGGTCAGTACATGCACAATCACGGCGTGGCGGACAACAACATCAAGTTCCGCCCGGGCACATTCTTCTTCCCGCAGGCGCTGCAGGAAGCAGGCTATTCCACCGCCTTCATCGGCAAATGGCACATGGGCGGGCATGGAGACGACCCGCAGCCCGGCTTCGATCACTGGATCAGCTTCAAAGGCCAGGGCAATTACCTGCCGGTCAATGACCAAGGCGTGCGGCACAAGCTCAACATCAATGGCGAGCATGTGGAACAGCCCGGCTACATCACCGACAATCTCAACAGCTATGCGATGGACTGGCTGAAGGGCCGCAAGGCGGACGAACCGTTCTTCCTCTATCTCAGCCACAAGGCCGTGCATGCGGATTTCATCCCGGCCGAGCGACACAAGGACCTGTACAGCCGCGAAAGCATCAAATTGCCCGGAAGCATGGCCGATACGCCCGAGAATTACGAGGGCAAGCCCATGTGGGTGAAGAACCAGCGCAATAGCTGGCACGGGGTGGATTTCCCCTATCACTCCACGCTGGACGTGGTCGATTACAAGCTGCGCTACAACCAGACGTTGGCTGCAGTGGACGAAGGGATTGGGGACATCCTCGATTACCTCGATGCGACCGGCCAGATGGACAACACCATCGTCGTCATGATGGGCGACAACGGCTTCATGTTCGGCGAACACGGCCTGATCGACAAGCGCAATGCCTACGAGGAATCGATGAAGGTGCCCTTCATTGCAATGGGCGGCGGAATGGCCAAGGGCCGGGTCAATACGGACCTGATCGCCAATATCGATATCGCCCCGACTTTCCTGGAGCTTGCCGGCGCATCGCAGGGCGAAGCAAAGTTCGACGGGATCAGCTTCATGGCCCAGTTGATGGGCATGGAGCGGCAGGGTCCCTGGCGCGAAGGCCTGAATTACGAGTATTTCTGGGAGTATAATTACCCCCACACCCCGACGACGCTGGCCCTGCGCGGAGACCGCTACAAGTACATCCAGTATCACGGCGTGTGGGACACGGAGGAATTATACGATCTCCAAAACGACCCCTTCGAAATGAACAACCTTATCGCTTCGCCCGACCACCAGGATGTGGTCTCGCGCATGCGGGAAGGCCTGTTCGCCAACTTCGGATCGGAAGATGGCCGCGCCTACGTAACCTTCACCGAACGCAACGGACAAGGTGCCGTGCTGCGCAACAGCAACGGATCCGAGGCTGCGGACTTCCCCGACCGCTGGATGCGCGATGGGACGGAGGACGATTTGCGCGACAATCTGAAGACCGAAGGCGGCAAGAAGGCAAACGACCAGAGCGACCATTGA